One part of the Pandoraea faecigallinarum genome encodes these proteins:
- a CDS encoding outer membrane protein assembly factor BamD encodes MQALKLVKHLTLAAIVAGSMAACGILPEKVDETASWSTNKLYSEAKDSFDSGDYTKAAKYYELLEGRDPFGPHAQQAQINTAYSYYKDNEPAQALTAVDRFIRLHPDSPSIDYAYYLKGLINFNDDLGLFGRFSGQDLSERDPKALRAAYDSFKYLVEHYPNSKYANDAALRMRYAVNAMAAHEVHAAEYYYRRGAYLAAVNRAQSALQDYDQAPALEDALGIMIKSYDKLGMTELRDDARRVMEKTYPNSGYLTVGRRIDTNPGDKKSWWQIWR; translated from the coding sequence ATGCAAGCCCTGAAACTTGTCAAACATCTGACGCTGGCCGCCATCGTGGCCGGCAGCATGGCCGCCTGTGGCATTCTGCCGGAGAAGGTCGACGAAACGGCCAGCTGGTCGACGAACAAATTATACTCGGAAGCCAAGGACAGCTTCGACAGCGGCGACTACACGAAGGCCGCCAAATACTACGAGTTGCTCGAAGGTCGCGATCCGTTCGGCCCCCATGCCCAACAAGCGCAGATCAACACGGCTTACTCCTACTACAAGGACAACGAGCCGGCGCAGGCGCTCACCGCCGTCGACCGTTTCATTCGCCTGCATCCGGACAGCCCGTCGATCGATTACGCCTATTACCTCAAGGGCCTGATCAACTTCAACGACGACCTCGGTCTGTTCGGCCGCTTCTCGGGTCAGGATCTGAGTGAGCGCGATCCGAAGGCGCTGCGTGCCGCTTACGACAGCTTCAAGTATCTGGTGGAGCACTATCCGAACAGCAAGTACGCGAACGACGCCGCCCTGCGCATGCGCTACGCCGTCAACGCCATGGCGGCCCACGAGGTGCACGCTGCGGAGTATTACTATCGTCGCGGCGCGTACCTTGCCGCCGTGAACCGCGCGCAGAGCGCCTTGCAGGACTACGATCAGGCACCGGCACTGGAAGACGCGCTCGGCATCATGATCAAGTCGTACGACAAACTCGGCATGACCGAACTTCGTGACGACGCACGCCGCGTGATGGAGAAGACGTATCCGAACAGCGGTTATCTGACGGTCGGCCGTCGCATCGACACCAACCCGGGCGACAAGAAGTCCTGGTGGCAGATCTGGCGTTAA
- the pgeF gene encoding peptidoglycan editing factor PgeF, translated as MQNAMAADWIIPDWPAPANVRAVFTTRSGGVSQGPQATFNLGYKADDDPEAVRINRTLLVARTGVPSAWIAQVHGPRVVDAQEALDAVAAGEPLQADASATNVPGLASTVMVADCLPVLLCDAQGHAVAAAHAGWRGLCAGVIEQTVQALRARLPKAQANATVIAWLGPCIGPTAFEVGPEVREAFLDAATNDEREATQAAFVPHGDPSAGKALADLCALARLRLAREGVTSVSGGQWCTVGDPARFYSYRRDRTTGRMAALVWRQA; from the coding sequence ATGCAAAACGCCATGGCGGCCGACTGGATCATCCCGGACTGGCCGGCGCCGGCGAATGTCCGCGCCGTTTTTACGACACGCTCGGGCGGTGTCAGCCAAGGGCCGCAAGCGACGTTCAATCTGGGCTACAAAGCGGACGACGATCCCGAAGCCGTACGTATCAACCGAACGTTGCTTGTGGCGCGAACGGGCGTGCCATCGGCGTGGATCGCGCAAGTTCACGGCCCGCGGGTCGTGGATGCACAGGAAGCGCTCGATGCCGTGGCTGCCGGCGAACCGTTGCAGGCGGATGCCAGCGCGACGAACGTGCCCGGACTGGCGAGCACCGTCATGGTGGCGGACTGCCTGCCCGTGTTGTTGTGTGACGCGCAGGGGCACGCCGTCGCCGCCGCGCATGCCGGATGGCGCGGCCTGTGCGCCGGTGTGATCGAGCAGACCGTGCAGGCCCTGCGCGCGCGCCTGCCGAAGGCGCAGGCGAATGCGACGGTGATCGCGTGGCTCGGGCCGTGTATCGGGCCCACGGCATTCGAAGTCGGCCCTGAGGTGCGCGAGGCGTTTCTCGACGCCGCGACGAACGACGAGCGCGAGGCAACGCAAGCTGCGTTCGTCCCTCACGGCGATCCGAGTGCCGGCAAAGCCTTGGCGGACCTCTGCGCACTGGCCCGTTTGCGGCTGGCCCGCGAAGGGGTGACGAGCGTCTCGGGCGGTCAGTGGTGCACGGTCGGCGATCCGGCGCGGTTTTATTCCTATCGGCGCGACCGCACGACGGGGCG
- a CDS encoding RluA family pseudouridine synthase, translated as MTRSIVPDYSVPASFATENAEDSSDDDLDSLAGAFPSASDLAPAVTASVVPAQTPLTATLPEALAGERLDKALASCFPEYSRSRLQAWVEDARVTLDGETAKVRQKVAGGEAVVITPAALPEQLAFAPEPVLLDVVYEDTTLAVFNKPAGLVVHPAAGNWSGTLLNGLLHRYGQSAADLPRAGIVHRLDKETSGLMVVARTLVAQTDLVRQLQARSVKRHYAALVWGRPPSRTVVDAPIGRDPRERTRMAVVQGQGGKPARTRLVTVASAQWDDSPVSLVLCSLDTGRTHQIRVHLSHLGHSLLGDPLYKPRHKRPALPGGFARQALHAWRLGLIHPEDDSAMHWQAPLPHDMRELMTALGLEFDFATLPNSLDDFFPA; from the coding sequence ATGACCCGTTCAATAGTGCCGGATTATAGCGTACCCGCCTCATTTGCCACGGAAAATGCGGAGGATTCGTCAGACGACGACCTCGACTCGCTTGCCGGGGCTTTCCCAAGCGCTTCCGATCTCGCCCCCGCAGTGACGGCCTCCGTGGTTCCGGCCCAGACCCCGCTGACTGCCACGTTGCCCGAGGCGCTCGCCGGCGAGCGTCTGGACAAGGCGCTGGCTTCGTGTTTTCCCGAATATTCCCGTAGCCGCCTGCAAGCGTGGGTGGAAGACGCTCGCGTGACGCTCGACGGCGAGACCGCGAAGGTGCGCCAGAAGGTCGCCGGCGGCGAGGCGGTCGTCATCACGCCGGCCGCACTTCCGGAGCAACTCGCCTTCGCACCGGAGCCGGTGCTGCTCGATGTCGTCTACGAGGACACGACGCTCGCCGTGTTCAACAAGCCGGCGGGTCTTGTCGTCCACCCGGCGGCGGGCAATTGGTCGGGCACGCTGCTCAACGGTCTGTTGCATCGGTATGGACAATCGGCTGCCGACCTGCCGCGCGCGGGGATCGTCCATCGGCTCGACAAGGAGACGTCCGGACTGATGGTGGTGGCGCGCACGCTGGTGGCGCAGACCGATCTGGTGCGGCAGTTGCAGGCGCGCTCGGTCAAGCGGCACTACGCAGCGCTCGTGTGGGGACGTCCGCCCTCGCGTACCGTCGTCGATGCTCCGATCGGCCGCGATCCCCGCGAACGCACGCGCATGGCGGTCGTGCAGGGACAGGGCGGCAAGCCGGCGCGTACCCGCCTGGTGACCGTTGCCAGTGCGCAATGGGACGATTCCCCGGTTTCGCTGGTGCTTTGCTCGCTGGACACGGGGCGCACGCACCAGATTCGCGTGCACCTGTCACATCTCGGCCATTCGCTGCTGGGCGATCCGCTGTACAAACCGCGTCACAAGCGCCCGGCATTACCGGGCGGCTTTGCCCGTCAGGCACTGCATGCCTGGCGTCTCGGCCTGATTCATCCCGAGGACGATAGTGCGATGCACTGGCAGGCACCGTTGCCGCACGACATGCGCGAACTCATGACGGCGCTTGGCCTCGAATTCGACTTTGCAACCCTCCCCAATTCGCTCGATGACTTCTTCCCAGCCTGA
- a CDS encoding ATP-dependent DNA helicase, whose amino-acid sequence MTDSAAAPSDPADISLSADTPTFHGLKPLTPKRERELQEIFGDGGMLARAIDGYRSREPQTEMARAVAAAMETHDCLIAEAGTGTGKTYAYLVPAMLWGGKTIISTGTKHLQDQIFARDIPTVRKALAVPVTVAMLKGRSNYLCHYYLERAQQEGRFASRHEAAQLREITTFSQITHSGDKAELASVPENAPIWAQVTSTRDNCLGQECPRYKDCFVMLARKEAQQADLVVVNHHLFFADVMLRDTGMAELLPSANTVIFDEAHQLPETATLFFGETVSTTQLLELARDCVAEGLIHARDAADWVKLGASLERAARDVRLTFGQDNTRMSVAQLPDDHELFGALESVDLSLQDLIETLQHQAERAEALGACLRRALELHEQLERWQMGVTPPTPGEPPLPLLDPHAPRVTDGKREKAAKAREAEAARLAAEANTAEIDPNGDGKSEKTFSPPETVRWIEVFSQAVQLHQTPLSIAPIFAKQRAGAPRAWIFTSATLSVKGNFTHYAAQLGLDAQKSLTLASPFDYPNQSLLYVPRGLPQPSAPNFTDAMLDAALPVLEVSGGRAFVLCTTLRAVNRAAERLREEFERRGWPYPLLVQGEASRTELLDRFRALGNAVLVGSQSFWEGVDVRGEALSLVIIDKLPFAPPDDPVLAARLDVLTKKGLSPFAVHQLPQAVITLKQGAGRLIRSEADRGVLMICDPRLVDKPYGRRIWQSLPPFKRTRELPIVRGFFDEIAAEAGG is encoded by the coding sequence TTGACCGATTCCGCCGCCGCACCCAGCGATCCCGCCGACATCTCCCTCAGCGCCGACACCCCAACGTTTCATGGACTCAAGCCGCTCACGCCCAAACGCGAGCGCGAGTTGCAGGAAATCTTCGGTGACGGCGGCATGCTCGCTCGTGCGATCGACGGCTACCGCTCGCGCGAGCCGCAAACCGAAATGGCTCGCGCCGTGGCTGCGGCCATGGAGACGCACGATTGCCTGATCGCCGAGGCCGGCACGGGGACGGGCAAGACCTACGCGTATCTCGTGCCCGCCATGTTGTGGGGCGGCAAGACGATCATTTCGACCGGCACCAAGCATTTGCAGGACCAGATCTTCGCGCGCGACATTCCCACAGTGCGCAAGGCGCTTGCCGTGCCCGTGACGGTGGCGATGCTCAAAGGCCGCTCGAACTATCTCTGTCATTACTATCTGGAGCGCGCCCAGCAGGAAGGGCGCTTCGCTTCGCGTCATGAAGCCGCGCAACTGCGCGAGATCACCACGTTCTCGCAGATCACGCACAGCGGCGACAAGGCGGAACTGGCGTCGGTGCCCGAGAACGCCCCGATCTGGGCGCAGGTCACGTCCACTCGCGACAACTGTCTGGGGCAGGAATGTCCGAGATACAAGGATTGCTTTGTCATGCTCGCGCGCAAGGAAGCGCAGCAGGCAGACCTGGTGGTCGTCAATCACCACTTGTTCTTTGCGGACGTGATGCTGCGCGACACCGGCATGGCGGAGTTGCTGCCCAGCGCCAACACGGTGATTTTCGATGAAGCACACCAGTTGCCGGAAACGGCGACGCTGTTCTTCGGCGAGACGGTGTCGACCACGCAGCTTCTCGAACTGGCGCGCGATTGTGTGGCCGAAGGCCTGATTCATGCACGCGACGCTGCCGACTGGGTCAAACTCGGTGCCAGCCTCGAACGGGCGGCGCGCGACGTGCGTCTGACGTTCGGGCAGGACAACACGCGCATGTCCGTCGCGCAATTGCCGGACGACCACGAACTGTTCGGCGCGCTGGAAAGCGTCGATCTCTCGCTGCAAGACCTGATCGAAACCCTTCAGCATCAGGCCGAGCGTGCCGAGGCGCTGGGGGCGTGTCTGCGTCGCGCGCTCGAATTGCACGAGCAACTGGAGCGCTGGCAGATGGGCGTGACGCCGCCCACGCCGGGCGAGCCGCCGTTGCCGTTGCTCGATCCCCACGCGCCGCGTGTCACCGATGGCAAGCGCGAGAAAGCGGCGAAGGCGCGCGAAGCCGAAGCGGCGCGGCTCGCCGCCGAGGCGAATACGGCCGAAATCGATCCGAACGGCGACGGCAAATCGGAAAAAACCTTTTCACCGCCTGAGACCGTTCGTTGGATCGAGGTGTTTTCGCAGGCGGTGCAGTTGCATCAGACCCCGCTCTCGATTGCGCCGATCTTCGCGAAGCAGCGCGCAGGCGCACCGCGGGCGTGGATCTTCACTTCGGCGACGTTGTCCGTGAAGGGCAACTTCACGCACTACGCGGCACAGTTGGGCCTCGACGCCCAGAAGTCCCTCACGTTGGCCAGTCCGTTCGACTACCCGAATCAGAGCTTGCTATACGTGCCGCGCGGACTGCCGCAACCGTCGGCTCCCAACTTCACGGACGCCATGCTCGACGCAGCGTTGCCGGTGCTCGAAGTGAGTGGCGGGCGCGCGTTCGTGCTGTGTACGACGTTGCGCGCGGTGAACCGTGCGGCGGAGCGTCTGCGTGAAGAATTCGAGCGTCGCGGCTGGCCTTATCCGCTGCTTGTGCAGGGCGAGGCGAGCCGGACCGAACTGCTCGACCGTTTCCGTGCGCTGGGCAACGCGGTGCTCGTTGGCAGTCAGAGTTTCTGGGAAGGGGTGGACGTGCGTGGTGAGGCGCTCTCGCTCGTCATCATCGACAAGCTTCCCTTTGCGCCGCCCGACGATCCGGTGCTCGCCGCGCGCCTCGACGTGTTGACAAAGAAGGGACTCAGTCCTTTCGCCGTGCATCAGTTGCCGCAGGCGGTGATTACGCTCAAGCAGGGGGCAGGGCGTCTGATACGTTCCGAGGCCGACCGGGGCGTGCTGATGATTTGCGATCCGCGGCTGGTCGACAAGCCCTATGGCCGGCGCATCTGGCAAAGTCTTCCGCCGTTCAAGCGCACCCGGGAATTGCCCATCGTGCGCGGCTTCTTCGACGAGATCGCCGCTGAAGCAGGCGGCTGA
- a CDS encoding YdcH family protein translates to MQHDLHSVGRRIIELQIEHRDLDYLIDKLLTEPAYDELQVTRLKKRRLKIKDTITLLQVQQTPDQPA, encoded by the coding sequence ATGCAGCACGATCTTCACTCCGTTGGACGTCGCATCATCGAGTTGCAGATCGAACACCGCGATCTGGATTACCTGATCGACAAGCTCCTGACGGAGCCGGCATACGACGAACTTCAGGTTACCCGGCTCAAGAAGCGTCGTCTGAAGATCAAGGACACGATCACCCTGCTGCAAGTGCAGCAGACCCCGGACCAGCCCGCCTGA
- a CDS encoding potassium transporter Kup, which yields MTQNIRHGQRPQAMPALMVAAIGVVFGDIGTSPLYALKECFDPQHGIPFDQQAVFGIISLLFWALVIVVSLKYVLFVMRADNRGEGGVLALMALSLRSVRAGSRWASVLMMLGMFGACMFYGDAVITPAISVMSAVEGLEIAAPSLSRFVLPITIVILIVLFSMQKSGTAKVGRLFGPVMVLWFVILGVLGVYNMVLAPEIVKAINPYYGIHFIHTHALQAYIVLGSVFLVLTGAEALYADMGHFGIRPIRFAWSFLVFPALVLNYFGQGALLLSNPKAIENPFFLLAPDWALLPLVIVATAATVIASQAVISGAFSLTSQAIQLGYVPRMKILHTSDREIGQIYMPVINWSLLFVIIWIVLAFKSSSNLAAAYGIAVTTTMVITTILACVVMVKVWNWNKFLVALIIAGFLVVDFAFFGANLIKVEEGGWLPLALGAFLFFMLMTWHKGRQLLRERTAADGIPLGPFLQGLLAHPPHRVAGTAIYLTGGNTLVPVSLLHNLKHNRILHERTIFLTFRTLDVPYAEDGSRIEVKDHTGGLYSVVATFGFNETPDVKEVLHLLEEKTDMHFELMDTSFFLARETVVPTKLPGMSIWRERLFAWMHQNAAKPTDFFSIPANRVVELGTKIEI from the coding sequence ATGACGCAAAACATACGACACGGGCAGCGCCCTCAGGCCATGCCCGCGCTCATGGTGGCGGCCATCGGCGTGGTCTTCGGCGATATCGGCACCAGCCCGCTCTATGCGCTCAAGGAATGTTTCGATCCGCAGCACGGCATTCCATTCGATCAGCAAGCCGTGTTCGGCATCATCTCGCTGCTGTTCTGGGCGCTGGTGATCGTCGTCTCCCTCAAGTACGTTTTGTTCGTGATGCGTGCGGATAACCGCGGCGAAGGCGGGGTACTGGCGCTCATGGCGCTCAGCCTGCGCAGTGTGCGCGCGGGCAGCCGGTGGGCTTCCGTACTCATGATGCTGGGAATGTTCGGCGCCTGCATGTTCTATGGCGACGCTGTCATCACACCTGCCATCTCCGTGATGTCGGCCGTGGAAGGGTTGGAGATCGCCGCCCCGTCGCTATCCAGATTCGTGCTGCCGATCACCATCGTCATCCTGATTGTTCTGTTCTCGATGCAGAAGTCGGGCACCGCCAAGGTCGGACGCCTGTTCGGGCCGGTCATGGTCCTCTGGTTCGTTATTCTCGGCGTGCTGGGCGTGTACAACATGGTGCTTGCGCCGGAGATCGTCAAGGCGATCAATCCGTACTACGGCATCCATTTCATCCACACGCACGCGCTGCAAGCGTATATCGTGCTCGGTTCCGTCTTTCTGGTACTGACTGGTGCCGAGGCGCTGTATGCCGACATGGGGCATTTCGGCATCCGTCCGATTCGTTTCGCGTGGTCGTTTCTCGTCTTCCCGGCACTGGTGCTCAACTACTTCGGTCAAGGCGCGTTGCTGTTGTCGAATCCGAAGGCCATCGAGAATCCGTTCTTCCTGCTGGCGCCGGACTGGGCGCTGCTGCCGCTGGTGATCGTGGCGACCGCGGCGACCGTGATCGCATCGCAGGCCGTGATTTCGGGGGCGTTCTCGCTCACCAGCCAGGCGATCCAGCTCGGCTATGTGCCGCGCATGAAGATTCTGCACACGTCGGATCGCGAAATCGGGCAGATCTACATGCCGGTGATCAACTGGTCATTGCTGTTCGTCATCATCTGGATCGTGCTGGCGTTCAAGTCGTCGAGCAATCTGGCGGCGGCATACGGCATTGCCGTGACGACGACGATGGTCATCACGACGATTCTGGCGTGCGTGGTCATGGTCAAGGTCTGGAACTGGAACAAGTTTCTCGTCGCGCTCATCATCGCCGGCTTTCTCGTGGTGGACTTCGCGTTCTTCGGCGCAAACCTCATCAAGGTGGAAGAGGGCGGCTGGCTGCCGTTGGCGCTGGGGGCTTTCCTGTTCTTCATGCTGATGACCTGGCACAAGGGCCGTCAGCTGCTGCGCGAGCGTACGGCGGCGGACGGGATTCCGCTCGGACCGTTCCTTCAGGGATTGCTCGCGCATCCGCCGCATCGTGTGGCAGGAACGGCGATCTATCTGACCGGCGGCAACACGCTCGTGCCGGTAAGCCTGTTGCATAACCTCAAGCACAACCGCATCCTGCATGAGCGCACGATTTTCCTGACGTTCCGCACGCTGGATGTGCCGTATGCCGAAGACGGCAGTCGCATCGAGGTCAAGGATCACACGGGCGGGTTGTATAGCGTGGTGGCGACCTTCGGCTTCAACGAGACGCCGGACGTGAAAGAAGTGCTGCATCTGCTCGAAGAGAAGACGGACATGCACTTCGAGTTGATGGATACGTCGTTTTTCCTCGCGCGCGAAACGGTTGTGCCGACCAAACTGCCGGGGATGTCGATCTGGCGCGAACGGCTGTTCGCATGGATGCACCAGAACGCCGCCAAGCCTACCGACTTCTTCAGCATTCCGGCGAACCGCGTGGTCGAGCTGGGTACGAAGATCGAGATTTGA
- a CDS encoding glutamine amidotransferase — MSPSLASVASGKTLLALRHVHFEDLGTLAPYFGQRGYAIDYIDAPLTDLRAIDALAPDLLVVLGGPIGAFDDAIHPFVTDELALVKARLDAGKPTLGICLGAQLMARALGAKVYPLGVKEIGYAPLTLTGAGRASPLAALADAPVLHWHGDQFDIPPGAAHLARTAVGENQAFALGTHALGLQFHLEADAARIESWLVGHACELGAAKIDPVALRNDARRHHARLSEVAPAVIGHWLDAMPA, encoded by the coding sequence GTGAGTCCCTCCCTGGCTTCCGTCGCTTCCGGCAAGACGTTGCTCGCCTTGCGCCACGTTCATTTCGAAGACCTTGGCACCCTCGCGCCGTACTTCGGTCAGCGCGGCTACGCCATCGACTATATCGATGCGCCGCTCACGGACCTTCGCGCCATCGATGCCCTCGCCCCCGACTTGTTGGTGGTTCTCGGCGGTCCCATCGGCGCGTTCGACGATGCGATACATCCGTTCGTCACCGACGAGCTTGCACTGGTCAAGGCGCGTCTCGACGCGGGTAAACCGACCCTTGGTATTTGCCTCGGAGCGCAGTTGATGGCGCGCGCGTTGGGCGCAAAGGTGTATCCGCTCGGCGTGAAAGAGATCGGCTACGCACCGCTCACGCTGACCGGCGCGGGACGGGCATCGCCGCTGGCCGCGCTGGCCGACGCTCCGGTGCTTCACTGGCACGGCGATCAATTCGACATTCCGCCGGGCGCCGCGCATCTGGCACGCACAGCCGTCGGCGAAAACCAGGCATTCGCGCTCGGCACGCATGCCCTTGGTCTGCAATTTCATCTGGAAGCGGATGCCGCACGCATCGAATCCTGGCTCGTGGGCCACGCTTGCGAGCTGGGCGCCGCGAAGATCGACCCGGTCGCATTACGCAACGACGCGCGCCGCCACCACGCTCGCCTGTCGGAAGTCGCGCCCGCCGTCATCGGCCACTGGCTTGACGCGATGCCCGCCTGA
- a CDS encoding Tex family protein, which yields MTQNVALQIVQRIADELNVQPRQVAAAVQLLDEGATVPFIARYRKEVTDNLDDTQLRTLEERLLYLRELEDRRAAILTSIEEQGKLTDELRTAIVAAETKQTLEDLYLPYKPKRRTRAQIAREAGLEPLAQALLADPTLDPQAEAARFVDAEKGVSDVKAALDGARDILSEQFGETAELLGKLRDYLWTQGVVSSKVVEGKESEEGEKFRDYYDYAEPIAAVPSHRALALFRGRNLGILMVKLGLGEELDAQVPHPCEGVIAGHFGIRQQDRAADKWLADVCRWCWRVKVQPHLESELLTQLRESAESEAIRVFARNLKALLLAAPAGPKGVIGLDPGLRTGVKVAVVDATGKLLGTDTIYPHEPRRDWDGSLARLSKIAAATGAQLVSIGNGTASRETDKLALELIKRHPELKLQKIVVSEAGASVYSASEFAAKEFPELDVSLRGAVSIARRLQDPLAELVKIEPKAIGVGQYQHDVNQRELARMLDAVVEDCVNAVGVDVNTASAPLLARVSGLNSTLAKNIVDFRDSNGPFPNREALKKVPRLGDKTFEQAAGFLRVNGGDNPLDRSSVHPEAYPVVERILAKIRKSIGEVMGNGPVVRSVSPAEFVDERFGLPTVKDILTELEKPGRDPRPEFKTATFQEGVEKLTDLKPGMQLEGVVTNVAAFGAFIDIGVHQDGLVHVSAMSTKFIKDPHEVVKAGDIVKVKVLEVDPRRQRISLTMRLNDELPVAGAGDRPGSSSGGGNGARGGSGGGGHRGGNGGARQREPEPVNAMAAAFAKLKR from the coding sequence ATGACGCAAAACGTAGCCCTTCAGATCGTTCAACGCATCGCCGACGAACTCAACGTGCAGCCGCGTCAGGTCGCCGCCGCCGTGCAACTGCTGGACGAAGGCGCCACCGTGCCCTTCATCGCTCGCTATCGCAAGGAAGTGACCGATAACCTCGACGACACGCAACTGCGCACGCTCGAAGAGCGTTTGCTGTATCTGCGGGAACTCGAAGATCGCCGTGCGGCGATCCTCACGAGTATCGAGGAACAAGGCAAGCTGACCGACGAACTGCGCACCGCCATCGTGGCGGCCGAGACAAAGCAGACGCTAGAAGATCTTTACCTTCCATACAAGCCAAAGCGCCGCACGCGCGCGCAAATCGCCCGTGAAGCCGGTCTCGAGCCGCTCGCGCAGGCATTGCTCGCCGATCCGACGCTCGACCCGCAAGCCGAGGCCGCCCGGTTCGTCGATGCCGAGAAAGGCGTGTCGGACGTCAAGGCCGCGCTCGACGGCGCGCGCGACATCCTGTCCGAACAATTCGGCGAAACGGCCGAGCTGCTCGGCAAGCTGCGCGACTATCTGTGGACGCAGGGCGTGGTGTCGTCAAAGGTCGTCGAAGGCAAGGAAAGCGAAGAAGGCGAGAAATTCCGCGATTACTACGACTACGCCGAGCCGATCGCTGCCGTGCCGTCGCACCGCGCGCTCGCCCTTTTCCGCGGCCGTAACCTCGGCATTCTGATGGTCAAGCTGGGCCTCGGCGAAGAGTTGGACGCTCAGGTCCCGCACCCGTGCGAAGGCGTGATCGCCGGACATTTCGGCATTCGCCAGCAAGACCGGGCTGCCGACAAATGGCTGGCGGACGTGTGCCGCTGGTGCTGGCGCGTGAAGGTGCAGCCGCACCTCGAATCGGAACTGCTCACACAGCTTCGCGAAAGCGCGGAAAGCGAAGCCATTCGCGTGTTCGCACGCAACCTCAAGGCGTTGCTGCTCGCCGCACCGGCCGGCCCGAAGGGCGTGATCGGTCTGGACCCTGGCCTGCGCACCGGGGTGAAGGTCGCCGTGGTCGATGCGACCGGCAAACTGCTCGGCACCGATACCATCTACCCGCACGAACCGCGGCGCGATTGGGACGGCTCGCTTGCCCGCCTGTCGAAGATCGCCGCCGCAACGGGCGCGCAACTCGTCAGTATCGGTAACGGCACGGCGTCGCGCGAGACGGATAAACTGGCACTGGAGCTGATCAAGCGCCACCCGGAACTCAAGCTACAGAAAATCGTGGTGTCGGAAGCTGGTGCTTCGGTGTACTCGGCCTCCGAGTTCGCCGCCAAGGAATTCCCGGAACTGGACGTCTCGCTGCGTGGCGCCGTCTCGATTGCTCGCCGCCTGCAAGATCCGCTGGCCGAACTGGTCAAAATCGAGCCGAAGGCCATCGGCGTGGGCCAGTATCAGCACGACGTGAACCAGCGCGAACTGGCGCGTATGCTCGACGCCGTCGTCGAGGATTGCGTGAACGCCGTGGGCGTGGACGTCAACACCGCATCGGCCCCGCTGCTCGCCCGCGTGTCGGGCCTGAACAGCACGCTCGCGAAGAACATCGTCGACTTCCGCGACAGCAACGGTCCGTTTCCCAACCGCGAAGCGCTCAAGAAGGTGCCGCGACTCGGCGACAAGACGTTCGAGCAGGCGGCAGGTTTCCTGCGCGTGAACGGCGGCGACAATCCGCTCGACCGCTCGTCTGTTCACCCGGAAGCGTACCCGGTCGTCGAACGCATTCTCGCGAAGATCAGGAAGTCGATCGGTGAGGTGATGGGCAACGGCCCGGTCGTGCGCAGCGTTTCGCCGGCGGAATTCGTTGACGAGCGTTTTGGTCTGCCGACGGTCAAGGACATTCTGACCGAACTCGAAAAGCCGGGCCGCGACCCGCGCCCCGAGTTCAAGACCGCGACGTTCCAGGAAGGTGTCGAGAAACTGACCGACCTGAAGCCGGGCATGCAACTCGAAGGCGTGGTCACGAACGTTGCCGCCTTCGGCGCATTCATCGATATCGGTGTGCATCAGGACGGTCTCGTCCACGTCTCCGCCATGTCGACGAAGTTCATCAAGGACCCGCATGAAGTCGTGAAGGCCGGTGACATCGTCAAGGTCAAGGTGCTCGAAGTCGATCCGCGCCGTCAGCGTATCTCGCTCACCATGCGTCTGAACGACGAGCTGCCGGTGGCTGGCGCGGGCGACCGCCCAGGCAGCAGCAGCGGCGGTGGCAACGGCGCGCGTGGCGGCTCCGGTGGCGGCGGTCATCGTGGCGGCAACGGCGGCGCACGCCAGCGAGAACCGGAGCCGGTCAACGCCATGGCAGCAGCATTCGCCAAGCTCAAGCGCTGA